The proteins below come from a single Crossiella sp. CA-258035 genomic window:
- a CDS encoding MbtH family NRPS accessory protein, which translates to MTEENDEAVYRVVRNDEEQYSIWRADRELPLGWHAEGTEGSRQECLDHIGRVWTDMRPLSLRRRMEQVS; encoded by the coding sequence ATGACCGAGGAGAACGACGAGGCCGTGTACCGCGTCGTGCGCAACGACGAGGAGCAGTACTCGATCTGGCGGGCCGACCGCGAGCTGCCGCTGGGCTGGCACGCCGAGGGCACCGAGGGTTCCCGCCAGGAGTGCCTTGACCACATCGGCCGGGTGTGGACCGACATGCGCCCGCTGAGCCTGCGCCGCCGCATGGAACAGGTGAGCTGA
- a CDS encoding response regulator transcription factor, with translation MTALRVRLAATDALARAGALELLARAGIAVDPAAAPVTLAAGGTVEEALDATADPADRPVMVLADTFAPAGVLRAVRTGVSVLLHARRTTTDQLVAAVHSARHGDGRLPSEVLARLLSGPEPAAVTAPRTLTARQTAVLTLMADGHGNAAIARSLSCSEHTVKNVIYELMARLQVRNRSHAVARAVRAGLI, from the coding sequence GTGACCGCGCTGCGGGTGCGGCTGGCCGCCACCGACGCCCTGGCCAGGGCAGGCGCGCTGGAACTGCTGGCCAGGGCGGGGATCGCGGTCGACCCGGCCGCCGCGCCGGTCACCCTGGCCGCGGGCGGCACCGTGGAGGAGGCCCTGGACGCCACGGCGGACCCGGCCGACCGGCCGGTCATGGTGCTGGCCGACACCTTCGCCCCGGCCGGGGTGCTGCGCGCGGTGCGCACCGGGGTCAGCGTGCTGCTGCACGCCCGGCGCACCACCACCGACCAGTTGGTCGCCGCGGTGCACTCGGCCCGGCATGGTGACGGCCGCCTGCCCTCGGAGGTGCTGGCCCGTCTGTTGTCCGGGCCGGAACCGGCGGCGGTGACCGCGCCGCGCACGCTCACCGCGCGGCAGACCGCGGTGCTCACCCTGATGGCCGACGGGCACGGCAACGCCGCGATCGCCCGCTCCCTGTCCTGTTCCGAGCACACCGTGAAGAACGTGATCTACGAGCTGATGGCCCGGTTGCAGGTGCGCAACCGCTCGCACGCGGTGGCCCGCGCGGTCCGCGCCGGGCTGATCTGA
- the sbnB gene encoding 2,3-diaminopropionate biosynthesis protein SbnB produces MLILGNDAVRRVLDGRELEVLAAVRQAYVQHARGETALPHSVFLRFPDDTRNRIIGLPAYLGGAQAVAGMKWIASFPGNVELGLQRASAAIVLNSMRTGNPVALLEGSTISARRTAASAALAAATLPGAAPDSGVTLVGTGVINREVLRFLRVVRPELRAVTVFDLDRDRAESFAARCGPGLTVTVAAELAEALAAHRLVSFATTASVPHTDLDACRPGTLVLGLSLRDVTIDGVRAAVNIVDDHDHVCRAATSLHLAEQHLGHREFITGALGDLLTAGTEHHRHADRVTLFSPFGLGVLDLAVSALVLRLARESGLGVELTDFLPAGEAAMSSTG; encoded by the coding sequence GTGCTGATCCTCGGCAACGACGCGGTCCGGCGGGTGCTGGACGGGCGGGAGCTGGAGGTGCTGGCCGCGGTGCGGCAGGCCTACGTGCAGCACGCGCGGGGTGAGACCGCGTTGCCGCACTCGGTGTTCCTGCGGTTCCCCGACGACACCCGCAACCGGATCATCGGGCTGCCCGCCTACCTCGGTGGGGCGCAGGCGGTGGCCGGGATGAAGTGGATCGCCAGCTTCCCCGGCAACGTCGAGCTCGGCCTGCAACGGGCCTCGGCGGCGATTGTGCTGAACTCCATGCGCACCGGCAACCCCGTTGCGCTGCTGGAGGGTTCGACGATCTCGGCGCGCCGCACCGCGGCCAGCGCGGCCCTGGCCGCGGCCACACTTCCTGGTGCCGCACCGGACTCCGGGGTGACGCTGGTCGGCACGGGGGTGATCAACCGGGAGGTGCTGCGGTTCCTGCGGGTGGTGCGGCCGGAGCTGCGCGCGGTGACCGTGTTCGACCTGGACCGCGACCGGGCGGAGTCCTTCGCCGCCCGCTGCGGCCCCGGCCTGACCGTCACGGTGGCCGCCGAGCTGGCTGAGGCCCTTGCCGCGCACCGGCTGGTCTCCTTCGCCACCACCGCCTCCGTGCCGCACACGGACCTGGACGCCTGCCGCCCCGGCACACTGGTGCTGGGCCTGTCCCTGCGCGATGTCACCATCGACGGGGTCCGCGCGGCGGTGAACATCGTCGACGACCACGACCACGTGTGCCGCGCCGCCACCTCGCTGCACCTGGCCGAGCAGCACCTTGGCCACCGCGAGTTCATCACCGGCGCGCTCGGCGACCTGCTCACCGCCGGCACCGAGCACCACCGGCATGCGGACCGGGTGACCCTGTTCTCCCCCTTCGGTCTCGGCGTGCTCGACCTGGCGGTGTCCGCGCTGGTGCTGCGGCTGGCGCGGGAGTCCGGGCTCGGGGTGGAGCTGACCGACTTCCTACCCGCCGGGGAGGCCGCGATGAGCTCCACCGGCTGA
- the sbnA gene encoding 2,3-diaminopropionate biosynthesis protein SbnA — protein MSGYGTGSAGVLGTIGGTPLVELTRLLPGSGFRVHAKLEAANPGGSIKDRSAHAMLTEAVRTGAVVPGRSVVVESSSGNLGIGLAQVCRLLDLRFVCVVDPRTNPQNIAIMRAYGAEVHTVTDRDPATGEYLPIRRRRVLELLATIPDAYCPNQYGNPRNAWAHRGTMREIVEALDGELDFLLCTVSSAGTLRGCAEYAREHGLAVRIIAVDAESSAIFHPPVGRRLIPGHGAAVPPELFRPGLADEVVHVNDLDCVVGCRRLAVREAILAGGSSGAVVSALHRLRERIPAGANCALILPDRGERYLDTIYDDDWVAAQFGDVTELWKDDAMEVARC, from the coding sequence ATGAGCGGCTACGGCACCGGTTCGGCCGGGGTGCTCGGCACGATCGGCGGGACCCCGCTGGTCGAGCTGACCAGGTTGTTGCCCGGCAGCGGGTTCCGGGTGCACGCGAAGCTGGAGGCGGCCAATCCCGGTGGCAGCATCAAGGACCGGTCCGCGCACGCGATGCTGACCGAGGCGGTGCGCACCGGCGCGGTGGTGCCCGGCCGGTCGGTGGTGGTGGAGTCCAGCTCCGGCAACCTCGGCATCGGTCTGGCCCAGGTGTGCCGGCTGCTGGACCTGCGGTTCGTGTGCGTGGTCGACCCGCGCACCAACCCGCAGAACATCGCGATCATGCGGGCCTACGGCGCCGAGGTGCACACCGTCACCGACCGGGACCCGGCCACCGGCGAGTACCTGCCGATCCGCAGGCGGCGGGTGCTGGAACTGCTGGCGACCATCCCGGATGCCTACTGCCCCAACCAGTACGGCAACCCGCGCAACGCCTGGGCGCACCGCGGCACCATGCGGGAGATCGTCGAAGCGCTGGACGGCGAGCTGGACTTCCTGCTGTGCACGGTCAGCTCGGCCGGCACGCTGCGCGGCTGCGCGGAGTACGCGCGCGAGCACGGGCTGGCGGTGCGGATCATCGCGGTGGACGCGGAGAGCAGCGCGATCTTCCACCCACCGGTGGGCAGGCGGCTGATCCCCGGGCACGGCGCGGCGGTGCCGCCGGAGCTGTTCCGGCCGGGGCTGGCCGATGAGGTGGTGCACGTCAACGACCTGGACTGCGTGGTCGGCTGCCGCAGGCTCGCGGTGCGGGAGGCGATCCTGGCCGGTGGCTCCTCCGGCGCGGTGGTCAGCGCGCTGCACCGGCTGCGGGAGCGGATCCCGGCCGGGGCGAACTGCGCGCTGATCCTGCCCGACCGCGGTGAGCGGTACCTCGACACGATCTACGACGACGACTGGGTCGCGGCCCAGTTCGGCGATGTCACCGAGCTGTGGAAGGACGACGCGATGGAGGTGGCCAGGTGCTGA